The DNA region GCGCGCCCGGACGCCTCGCCCGAGCAGCGCGCGGACGCCGCCCGGACGATCGCCGCGGCCGTGAAGGACGGCATCGGCGTCTCGGTGGCCGTCGAGGTGGTCGACCCGGAGACCCTTGAACGCTCGGTGGGCAAGATCAAGCGGATCGTGGACCTGCGCCGGGAGCACTGAACCGGCCACCCGTTCCCCCGGAAACCGGCCGTGCCGGTGCGCATGATCGCGTACGGTCTGCGGGTGGCGGGGCATCTGCGAGCTCCGCCCGTCAGGGAGAGCGGGGGGCGCGGCATGGGCGGGCCACGGCTGGAGCCGTTGCGGGGGGACGATCCGCGGGAGCTGGGCGCGTACCGACTCCTTGGCCGGCTCGGCTCGGGCGGCATGGGCCGGGTCTATCTCGGACGGACCGTCAGCGGGCGGCTCGTGGCGGTGAAGACGCTGCTCGCGGACGGGGTGCCGGAGGACGCGGACCGGCGGCGCTTCGCCCGCGAGGTGGCGCTTGCCCGCCGGGTGACCGGGGTGTTCACGGTCTCCGTGATGGACGCCGACGCGCAGGCCCCGAAGCCGTGGATGGCGACCGAGTACGTTCCCGCCCCCTCGCTGGCCGAACTCGTCCGCGACGCGGGCCCGTTGCCCGCGCCGGCGGTGCGCTGGATCGCCGCCGGACTGGCCGAGGCGCTCGCCGATCTGCACCGCACGGGCGTGGTGCACCGGGACGTGAAGCCCGGGAACGTGCTGCTTCCGCTGTCCGGGCCCCGGCTGATCGACTTCGGCATCTCCCACGCCCTCGATCTGACCCGCACCACCCTCACCCTCGGCACGATCGCCTTCACCTCGCCCGAGCAGGCCCGCGGCGAGTCGTCGACGGCGGCCTCCGATCTGTACGCGACCGGGGCCACCCTGCTCCATCTGGCCACCGGGCGCTCCCCGTACGGGGAGGTGAGCGACGCCTTCCAGCTCCTGGCGCGGGTCCAGCAGGCGGAAACCGACCTGACGGGCCTTGCCCCGGAACTCTCCGCGCTGATCCGGCCGTTGCTCGCCCGCGACCCGGCCGCCCGGCCCACCCCGCACGCTCTGCTCGCCGCCTTCGCGGAGGACCCGCCGGGCGGCGGCGAGCTGCTGCCGGAGGCGTGGACGACGGCGATCCGGGCCCACCAGGACTTCGTACCGCCGCGGCCGGTGGATACGGGGACGGTGGTGGACGCGCCCGCGTCGCCGCCGCTGGAGGCGGCCCCGACGCGGACGGCGCCACCGCGGCGGCCGGCCCCGGAGCCGGAGCCCGTGGAGTCAGCACCACCCGGCCGGGCCTGGTGGCGGCGTCGCGGTGCGGTGGCGGGCACGGTGGCCCTCGTGATCGCGCTGACGGCCGGCTATGTGACGTACCGGCAGGGGTGGTACGACGCGGGCGGTGGCGGCGACCAGCCGGTCGCCACCGGGACGTGTCTGTCCAACCTCCGTACCTCGCCCGGGACGTACCAGCCCGAGACGCCG from Streptomyces fradiae includes:
- a CDS encoding protein kinase, whose translation is MGGPRLEPLRGDDPRELGAYRLLGRLGSGGMGRVYLGRTVSGRLVAVKTLLADGVPEDADRRRFAREVALARRVTGVFTVSVMDADAQAPKPWMATEYVPAPSLAELVRDAGPLPAPAVRWIAAGLAEALADLHRTGVVHRDVKPGNVLLPLSGPRLIDFGISHALDLTRTTLTLGTIAFTSPEQARGESSTAASDLYATGATLLHLATGRSPYGEVSDAFQLLARVQQAETDLTGLAPELSALIRPLLARDPAARPTPHALLAAFAEDPPGGGELLPEAWTTAIRAHQDFVPPRPVDTGTVVDAPASPPLEAAPTRTAPPRRPAPEPEPVESAPPGRAWWRRRGAVAGTVALVIALTAGYVTYRQGWYDAGGGGDQPVATGTCLSNLRTSPGTYQPETPVAVACYSSESLAVVTGPWADGKCPDYGEPSEGSATLGVCVAPHIKARDCLSISAGVSGSLPEDALWQEESCEPGKRQLKVVYAVESSGGADGNTFEDDCGTMSEPWPHLATRRADYCFDPS